One stretch of Priestia megaterium DNA includes these proteins:
- a CDS encoding DUF2564 family protein — protein MDKFSNEEVTTGYNDLKQVEVSIQSAQKMIGTATMSMSPQQLEEATNALNDAKAQLQSAKAHGTGVDEQFLQQCMQSIQTCEQQLTEAKR, from the coding sequence ATGGATAAGTTTTCAAATGAAGAAGTAACAACAGGATATAATGATTTAAAGCAAGTAGAAGTGTCTATTCAATCTGCTCAAAAGATGATTGGAACAGCTACGATGAGTATGAGTCCTCAGCAGCTTGAAGAGGCAACGAATGCGCTTAATGATGCAAAAGCACAGCTTCAATCTGCCAAAGCTCATGGCACAGGAGTAGACGAGCAATTTCTTCAGCAGTGCATGCAGTCTATTCAAACATGTGAACAGCAGCTTACTGAGGCCAAACGCTAG
- the cspD gene encoding cold-shock protein CspD: protein MQNGKVKWFNNEKGYGFIEVEGGSDVFVHFSAIQSEGYKSLEEGQEVSFEIVEGNRGPQAANVTKLS from the coding sequence ATGCAAAATGGTAAAGTAAAATGGTTCAACAATGAAAAAGGCTATGGTTTTATTGAAGTTGAAGGCGGCAGCGACGTATTTGTACATTTTTCTGCCATCCAAAGCGAAGGTTATAAATCCTTGGAAGAAGGACAAGAGGTATCTTTTGAAATTGTAGAAGGCAATAGAGGCCCACAAGCCGCTAATGTCACTAAGCTATCATAA
- a CDS encoding MFS transporter — protein sequence MESRKKLDLLALASVPLIMTLGNSMLIPVLPVIEKRLQISSLQVSMIITVYSIFAIFLIPIAGYLSDRFGRKKIIIPSLLLAAVGGALTGWASWQMANPFWVILIGRAIQGIGSAGAMPVVMPCVGDMFKDEQEITKGLGLIETANTFGKVLSPILGAFLAAMIWFLPFWFIPILCLISILLVIFLVKVPKNDSSSESEQKKKSITQFLKDLKKTLKENIGWLMAIFILGAIIMLVLFGVLFYLSTILEERYHIVNTKKGLVMAIPLLALSISSFVAGKKVGNNKIVMKWSAFFGFLLLTCSFIILFFNTSLFSILLTLVLGGIGIGAALPSLDALITEGIEKEERGTITSLYSSMRFVGVAAGPPLYTLLMKWSDMAVFQTSLGISAVGAILVLKAIKPKPEGGVKLKKAEV from the coding sequence ATGGAAAGTAGAAAAAAATTGGATTTACTTGCTCTTGCTTCTGTGCCACTTATCATGACCCTCGGAAATTCAATGTTAATTCCGGTATTGCCGGTGATTGAAAAACGTCTACAGATAAGCTCGCTGCAGGTATCCATGATTATCACGGTCTACTCAATTTTCGCTATTTTTTTAATCCCGATTGCTGGTTATTTATCAGATCGATTTGGCCGCAAGAAAATTATTATTCCTAGTTTGCTGCTTGCCGCAGTAGGAGGGGCTTTAACAGGCTGGGCTTCATGGCAAATGGCCAATCCTTTCTGGGTTATTTTAATTGGCCGCGCGATTCAAGGAATAGGTTCAGCAGGAGCTATGCCTGTTGTGATGCCTTGTGTAGGAGATATGTTCAAAGACGAGCAAGAAATTACAAAAGGACTAGGTTTAATTGAAACAGCTAATACGTTTGGGAAAGTACTAAGCCCAATACTGGGAGCTTTTTTAGCGGCTATGATTTGGTTTCTTCCTTTTTGGTTCATTCCTATTCTTTGCCTTATTTCGATTCTTTTGGTTATCTTTTTAGTAAAAGTTCCGAAAAATGATAGTTCTTCTGAATCTGAACAAAAAAAGAAAAGTATTACGCAGTTTTTGAAGGATTTGAAGAAAACGCTCAAAGAAAATATTGGATGGCTTATGGCTATTTTTATTTTAGGCGCCATTATTATGCTTGTATTATTCGGTGTTTTATTTTACCTATCGACCATACTAGAGGAGCGTTATCATATTGTGAATACGAAAAAAGGTTTAGTGATGGCTATTCCTTTGCTAGCTTTATCTATTTCTTCTTTTGTGGCGGGGAAAAAAGTTGGAAACAATAAAATCGTTATGAAGTGGTCTGCTTTTTTTGGCTTTTTATTGTTAACATGTTCTTTCATCATTTTATTTTTTAATACGTCTCTTTTTAGTATTTTACTCACTTTAGTGCTTGGTGGAATTGGAATTGGAGCAGCTCTTCCCAGTCTTGATGCGCTTATTACAGAAGGAATTGAAAAGGAAGAGAGAGGAACCATTACGTCTCTTTACAGTTCGATGCGCTTTGTCGGAGTAGCAGCTGGGCCTCCTCTTTATACATTGCTTATGAAGTGGTCGGACATGGCTGTGTTCCAAACGTCTCTAGGGATTAGTGCGGTAGGTGCCATTTTAGTTTTAAAAGCTATCAAACCAAAACCTGAAGGCGGCGTAAAACTGAAGAAAGCTGAAGTGTGA